A stretch of Aeromicrobium tamlense DNA encodes these proteins:
- a CDS encoding TetR/AcrR family transcriptional regulator: MTQTPEARPRAGRLPRTARRAQLLDVALDVFVEQGYHAASMDEIAERAGVSKPVLYQHFPGKLDLYTALVSSAVDTVIEGVREALASTQDNRERVQASMRLWYDSVADREKAFRLVFESDLTSDPEVRELVDRVTSESAAAIADVIVEDTGLSQGAAELLAAGLVGMGHVGARAWLSGASGLSRDDAVTLASTLAWRGIGGFPKPTNQGDE, from the coding sequence GTGACCCAGACCCCTGAGGCTCGGCCCCGCGCTGGACGGCTGCCGCGCACCGCTCGGCGGGCCCAACTGCTCGACGTGGCCCTCGACGTGTTCGTCGAGCAGGGCTACCACGCGGCCTCGATGGACGAGATCGCCGAGCGCGCGGGCGTCTCCAAGCCCGTGCTCTACCAGCACTTCCCCGGCAAGCTCGACCTCTACACCGCGCTGGTCTCCTCGGCCGTCGACACGGTGATCGAGGGCGTGCGCGAGGCGCTCGCGTCCACCCAGGACAACCGCGAGCGCGTCCAAGCCAGCATGCGCCTGTGGTACGACAGCGTCGCCGACCGGGAGAAGGCGTTCCGCCTCGTCTTCGAGTCCGACCTCACCAGTGATCCCGAGGTCCGCGAGCTCGTCGACCGGGTCACCTCCGAGTCCGCCGCGGCGATCGCCGACGTGATCGTCGAGGACACCGGCCTGTCGCAGGGCGCCGCCGAGCTGCTCGCCGCCGGCCTCGTCGGCATGGGCCACGTCGGCGCCCGCGCCTGGCTGTCCGGCGCGTCGGGCCTGTCGCGCGACGACGCCGTCACACTCGCCTCGACTCTCGCCTGGCGCGGGATCGGCGGGTTCCCCAAGCCCACCAACCAAGGAGATGAGTGA
- a CDS encoding DUF3107 domain-containing protein, with protein MTVEVKIGVQNAARELSVDTDVEPDKVLATLNDALKDDSLFTLTDSKGHTVAVPADKVAYLYFNADSGRKVGFGLTSS; from the coding sequence GTGACCGTGGAGGTCAAGATCGGCGTGCAGAACGCCGCCCGTGAGCTGTCCGTCGACACCGACGTCGAGCCCGACAAGGTGCTGGCGACCCTGAACGACGCCCTCAAGGACGACTCGCTGTTCACCCTGACCGACAGCAAGGGTCACACCGTGGCCGTGCCGGCCGACAAGGTCGCCTACCTGTACTTCAACGCCGACAGCGGCCGCAAGGTCGGCTTCGGCCTCACGAGCTCCTGA
- a CDS encoding ferritin-like fold-containing protein — MSSDATPGGPLDDPDYRAGVVELLALLSYGELSAVEQLNQDAQEAPDLRTKVAIQTMAASEWSHFVQLRDRLVELGEDPYAVMDSFRTTFSRFHGKTEPSDWLEGLLKAYVGDGLAADFYREIAAFLDADTRQLVLETMSQTGNSEFVVDQVREAIAADPRVAGRLALWGRRLMGEALSQAQMVVAERDVLTAVVVGAADRPGGFDLASIGRMFTRITEAHAERMARLGLDA, encoded by the coding sequence ATGAGCTCCGATGCGACCCCCGGTGGACCCCTCGACGACCCCGACTACCGTGCGGGCGTGGTCGAGCTGCTGGCCCTGCTCAGCTACGGCGAGCTCAGCGCCGTGGAGCAGCTCAACCAGGACGCCCAGGAGGCGCCCGACCTGCGCACCAAGGTCGCGATCCAGACGATGGCCGCGTCGGAGTGGAGCCACTTCGTGCAGCTGCGCGACCGCCTCGTCGAGCTGGGGGAGGACCCCTACGCGGTGATGGACTCGTTCCGCACCACGTTCAGCCGCTTCCACGGCAAGACCGAGCCGTCGGACTGGCTCGAGGGCCTGCTGAAGGCCTACGTGGGCGACGGGTTGGCGGCCGACTTCTACCGCGAGATCGCGGCGTTCCTCGACGCCGACACCCGCCAGCTGGTGCTGGAGACGATGAGCCAGACGGGCAACAGCGAGTTCGTCGTCGACCAGGTGCGCGAGGCGATCGCCGCGGACCCGCGGGTGGCCGGAAGGCTCGCGCTGTGGGGCCGGCGACTGATGGGCGAGGCGCTCAGCCAGGCCCAGATGGTGGTGGCCGAGCGCGACGTGCTGACGGCCGTGGTGGTCGGTGCCGCGGATCGACCGGGCGGCTTCGACCTGGCCTCGATCGGGCGCATGTTCACGCGCATCACCGAGGCCCATGCCGAGCGCATGGCCCGCCTCGGGCTGGACGCCTGA